The window CCGCGCAGGTAGTCGGCGTTGACCGCAGTCTCGCGACCGGAAGCGCCTGCACTGCGGCGCGCCAGATACCATCCCGTGGCTGCCGCCACCGGCAGCAGCAACAGGGTCAGCACACCGGCCTCAGGCATCTTGGATGGGCAGGTTGCGCAGGTTACGGATTTCCGTCTCGGCGGCTGCCAACTTCTTGCGCATGCGCTCCAGCTCCAGCCGCAGGGCCACCAGGCGTGGCAGGTAAATGAGCGCCCCGAGACCGAGTCCCAGCAGCAGGTTGACGATCAGGAGCGCCACCAGGGGCGGCTGGAACTGGTCGAACAGCAGGTCGATCGTGACCCTTTCGTGGTTGAGCAGGGCGAAGACCATGCCCAGCCCGAGTGCCAGCACAACGAGAGCGATACGGAACAGACGCAGCATGCGGACTCCGGTGCGTGAGCGGAAACCTCCACGGACGGCCTAGTTTGCCGCCTGGGTGCCGCCGAGAAAAGACCGGGAAGGTTGCGTCAGCCGGTGATGGCTTGCGTACTGCTGTTGACGCGCTCCCGCATCTCCTTGCCCGGCTTGAAGTGCGGTACACGCTTGGGCGGGATGTTGACCGGCTCACCGGTCTTGGGATTGCGTCCGACGCGTGGCGGCCGGTGATGCAGGGAAAAGCTGCCGAAACCGCGGATCTCGATGCGTTCATCCTGAGCCAATGACTGGCAGATGTGCTCGAGCAGCAGCTTGACCGCCAGCTCGACGTCCTTGTGCGACAGGTAGGTCTGCCGTTGCGCGAGGCGGTCGATGAGTTCGGACTTGGTCATCTCGGTACTCCCATGCCCCCGTGCAGGCCAACGGCTGTAATCGTTTGTTTCCGCTGCCTTTCCCCCACTCGGACACTAATACAAAAGCCCGGGCCGCGCAAGCGCGGTCCGGGCTTAACACGATGACTCGCTTGGGTTTTTAGCCCGGGACTACTTTTCGCCCGGCTTGATGTGCTCCTTGAGGATGTCGCCCAGGCTGGCGCGGCCGACCGGCTGGCTGCGGCTGTAGTCCTGGATCGCCTCTTCCTCGTCGCGGATCTCCTGCGCCTTGACCGACAGGCTCACGACGCGGTTCTTGCGATCGACGCCGATGAACAGTGCCTCCAGCTCCTCGCCTTCTTTGAGCACGGTACGGGCGTCTTCCACGCGCTCGCGCTTGAGGTCGGAGGCACGGATGTAACCCATCACGCCGTGCCCCAGATCCACCGAGGCGCCGCGTGCGTCCACTTCCTTGACGATACCCTTCACACGGCTGCCCTTGGGATTGGCGGCCATGAAGTTGGACAGCGGATCCTGCTCCAACTGCTTGATGCCCAGGCCGATGCGTTCGCGCTCCGGCTCGATGGTCAGCACCACGGCCTCGATCTCCTGGCCCTTCTGGTAGTTGCGGACCGCCTGTTCGCCCGGCTCGTTCCAGGACAGGTCGGACAGGTGCACGAGGCCGTCGATGTTGCCCGGCAGCCCGATGAAGATGCCGAAGTCGGTGATGGACTTGATCACACCCTTCACACGGTCGCCCTTGTGGTGGTTCTGCGCGAACTCCTCCCAGGGATTGGGCAGGCACTGTTTCATACCCAGCGAGATGCGGCGGCGCTCCTCGTCGATCTCGAGCACCATGACCTCGACTTCCTGGCCGACCTGCACCACTTTGGACGGTGCAACGTTCTTGTTGGTCCAGTCCATCTCGGACACGTGCACCAGACCCTCAACGCCTGGCTCGATCTCGACGAACGCGCCGTAGTCGGTGATGTTGGTGACCTTGCCGAACAGGCGTGTGTTCTCCGGATAACGGCGCGAGATGGCCACCCAGGGGTCGTCACCCAGCTGCTTGAGGCCCAGCGAGACGCGGGTGCGCTCGCGGTCGAACTTGAGCACCTTGACCTCGACCTCCTGGCCGACGTGCACGACCTCGGAGGGGTCCTTGACGCGCTTCCAGGACATGTCGGTGATGTGCAGCAGGCCGTCGATGCCGCCCAGGTCCACGAACGCGCCGTACTCGACCAGGTTCTTGACCACGCCGCGCAGCACCACGCCTTCCTGCAGCTTGTCCAGCAGCAGGCTGCGCTCGGCGCTGTACTCGGCTTCCAGCACCTCGCGGCGCGAGACCACGACGTTGTTGCGCTGGCGGTCGAGCTTGATGATCTTGAACTCGAGCGGCTTGCCCTCGAGGTAGGCGGTGTCGCGTACCGGGCGCACGTCCACCAGCGAGCCGGGCAGGAAGGCGCGCACGCTGCCGATGTCGACCGTAAAGCCGCCCTTGACCTTGCCGGTGATGATGCCGGTAACGATTTCCTTCTTCTCGAAGGCGCGCTCCAGTACGTCCCAGGTGCGGATACGCTCGGCCTTCTCCTTGGACAGGCGGGTCTCGCCGAAGCCGTCCTCGACGGTTTCCAACGCAACCTCGATCTCGTCGCCGACCCTGACGCCCGGTTCGCCGTTCTGGCTGGGGAATTCGGAGATGGGGATGACGCCCTCGGACTTCAGCCCGGCATCCACGATCACCACATCGGGCTTGACCTCCAGTACCCGCGCCTTGACGATGGCACCCGGCTGCATGGACTGGCCAGCCAGACTCTGCTCAAACAGTTCGGCGAAACTCTCGCTCATGGGATTTTGCATTCCAGAAAGTTGATGGCCTTGACGGCCTCTTTTCCACCGCCGGCATCCTGCTGCGCGTGGGCTGTCGAACAAAAAGCCCGGACTTCCCGTCCGGGCCACCTTGGATTCATGCGCCGAGGCCGCGCGCCCGGGCCAAGCGCAGCGCCTCGTCGAGCACCGCCTCGGGCGACAGGGCGGTGGTATCGAGCAACACTGCGTCGGCGGCGGGGATGAGCGGTGAATGCTGACGCTGCTGGTCGCGCGCGTCCCGCGCTGCTATCTCGCTGTAAATCTTGTCAATGTTAGCATCCAGGCCCAACCCCTTCAACTGCGCGACCCGACGCCGCGCCCGCTCGTCGGCGCTGGCGCTGACGAAGATCTTGAGCGGTGCATCGGGGAAAACCACTGTCCCCATGTCGCGGCCGTCAGCCACCAGCCCCGGCGGCTGACGGAAGGCCCGCTGCCGATCCAGCAGGGCTTCCCGGATTTCTGGCAAGGCTGCCCAGCGCGAGGCCGCATCGCCCGTGCCTTCGTCGCGAACCTGCTGGGTAACATCCTGATCTTCCAGGATTATTCTCTCGTCCCCGGTCGCCGTGCTGAGGAACTGTGCGCGCATGCCGCGGGCCAAGGCGGCGGCGGCACGACACTGTTCCGGCCGTGCCGGGTCCAGCCCGGCGCGCAGGGCGAGAATCGCGGTCAGGCGGTACAACGCGCCGCTGTCGAGCAGTTGCCAGCCGAGGCGTTGCGCCAGGCGGCGGCTCAGCGTGCCCTTGCCGGAGCCGCTCGGCCCGTCCACGCAGATCACGGGGGCCCGCGTCACGCCACTCGCAGCCCGAGCCCGGCCTGTGCCGCCAGCGCGGCAAAGCCGGGGAAGGAGGTGTTCACGTTGGCGCAGTCCTCGATCACGATCGGCGCGCCGGCCCGCAGTGCCGCCATGGCAAAGGACATGGCCACGCGATGGTCGCCATGCGAGTCGATGCGGCCGCCGCCCAGCGCGCCGCCCCGGATACGGATGCCGTCCGGCGTGGGCTCTGCTTCGATGCCCAAGCGACGCAGACCGGAGGCCATCACCGCGATGCGGTCGCTTTCCTTGACCCGCAGTTCCTCGGCGCCGGTCAGCACGGTCTCGCCCTCGGCACAGGCGGCCGCGACGAATATTGCGGGAAACTCATCGATCGCCAGCGGTACCAGCGCCTCGGGGATACGGATGCCGCGCAATTCCCCGCCGCGTATGCGCAGGTCGGCCACCGGCTCGCCGCCGGCCTCGCGCACGTCCAGCAGCGTGATCTCGGCACCCATCAGACGCAGGATATCGATCACGCCGGTGCGGGTCGGGTTCACACCGACGTGCTCG is drawn from Nevskiales bacterium and contains these coding sequences:
- a CDS encoding lipopolysaccharide assembly protein LapA domain-containing protein; amino-acid sequence: MLRLFRIALVVLALGLGMVFALLNHERVTIDLLFDQFQPPLVALLIVNLLLGLGLGALIYLPRLVALRLELERMRKKLAAAETEIRNLRNLPIQDA
- the cmk gene encoding (d)CMP kinase; this encodes MTRAPVICVDGPSGSGKGTLSRRLAQRLGWQLLDSGALYRLTAILALRAGLDPARPEQCRAAAALARGMRAQFLSTATGDERIILEDQDVTQQVRDEGTGDAASRWAALPEIREALLDRQRAFRQPPGLVADGRDMGTVVFPDAPLKIFVSASADERARRRVAQLKGLGLDANIDKIYSEIAARDARDQQRQHSPLIPAADAVLLDTTALSPEAVLDEALRLARARGLGA
- the rpsA gene encoding 30S ribosomal protein S1 translates to MSESFAELFEQSLAGQSMQPGAIVKARVLEVKPDVVIVDAGLKSEGVIPISEFPSQNGEPGVRVGDEIEVALETVEDGFGETRLSKEKAERIRTWDVLERAFEKKEIVTGIITGKVKGGFTVDIGSVRAFLPGSLVDVRPVRDTAYLEGKPLEFKIIKLDRQRNNVVVSRREVLEAEYSAERSLLLDKLQEGVVLRGVVKNLVEYGAFVDLGGIDGLLHITDMSWKRVKDPSEVVHVGQEVEVKVLKFDRERTRVSLGLKQLGDDPWVAISRRYPENTRLFGKVTNITDYGAFVEIEPGVEGLVHVSEMDWTNKNVAPSKVVQVGQEVEVMVLEIDEERRRISLGMKQCLPNPWEEFAQNHHKGDRVKGVIKSITDFGIFIGLPGNIDGLVHLSDLSWNEPGEQAVRNYQKGQEIEAVVLTIEPERERIGLGIKQLEQDPLSNFMAANPKGSRVKGIVKEVDARGASVDLGHGVMGYIRASDLKRERVEDARTVLKEGEELEALFIGVDRKNRVVSLSVKAQEIRDEEEAIQDYSRSQPVGRASLGDILKEHIKPGEK